In the genome of Serratia symbiotica (Periphyllus acericola), one region contains:
- the galU gene encoding UTP--glucose-1-phosphate uridylyltransferase GalU, producing the protein MPAINPKVRKAVIPVAGLGTRMLPATKAIPKEMLPLVDKPLIQYVVNECIAAGIIEIVLVTHSSKNSIENHFDTSFELEAILEKRVKRQLLDEVQSICPKGVTVMQVRQGVTKGLGHAVMCAYPMVGDEPVAVVLPDVILDEYSADLGKDNLHEMLRRFDATGISQIMVEPVPHNYVGNYGIANCQGYELQPGESAPMVSVIEKPTLGTAPSNLAIVGRYVLSANIWLLLAKTPPGSGDEIQLTDSIEMLMQQETVEAYHLKGISHDCGNKLGYMQAFVQYGMRHANLGKDFSQWLQRLITAAKK; encoded by the coding sequence ATGCCTGCTATAAATCCTAAAGTCAGAAAAGCGGTGATCCCGGTTGCAGGCTTGGGAACACGGATGTTGCCAGCAACTAAAGCTATCCCGAAAGAAATGTTGCCATTGGTGGACAAACCCTTGATCCAGTACGTGGTCAATGAATGCATTGCGGCGGGGATTATCGAGATTGTGTTGGTCACCCATTCTTCCAAAAACTCAATTGAGAACCATTTTGACACCAGCTTTGAGCTGGAAGCAATACTGGAAAAACGCGTTAAGCGCCAGTTGCTGGATGAAGTTCAGTCGATTTGCCCCAAAGGCGTTACCGTTATGCAGGTACGCCAGGGGGTGACTAAGGGATTGGGGCACGCTGTTATGTGTGCTTATCCGATGGTAGGGGATGAACCGGTCGCTGTGGTATTGCCGGACGTGATCCTTGACGAATATAGCGCCGATCTGGGAAAAGACAATTTACACGAAATGCTGCGACGTTTCGATGCGACTGGCATCAGCCAGATTATGGTTGAACCGGTACCACATAACTATGTCGGGAATTACGGCATAGCAAATTGCCAAGGCTATGAGTTGCAGCCAGGGGAGAGTGCTCCGATGGTCAGTGTGATCGAAAAACCGACGCTGGGCACAGCGCCTTCCAACCTGGCCATTGTTGGCCGCTATGTGTTATCCGCCAATATTTGGCTGCTACTAGCGAAAACACCTCCAGGCTCAGGCGATGAAATCCAACTCACCGATAGCATTGAGATGCTGATGCAGCAGGAGACAGTAGAAGCTTACCATCTTAAAGGTATTAGCCATGATTGCGGTAACAAGCTGGGTTATATGCAGGCTTTCGTCCAATATGGTATGCGCCACGCTAACCTAGGCAAAGATTTTTCTCAGTGGTTACAACGGTTGATAACCGCTGCAAAGAAATAA
- the rpmA gene encoding 50S ribosomal protein L27, translating to MAHKKAGGSTRNGRDSQAKRLGVKRFGCEAVLAGSIIVRQRGTKFHAGNNVGCGKDHTLFALKDGKVKFEVKGPNNRKFISIEA from the coding sequence ATGGCACATAAAAAAGCTGGCGGATCGACGCGTAACGGTCGCGACTCACAAGCTAAACGTCTGGGCGTGAAACGTTTTGGCTGCGAAGCAGTACTAGCTGGCAGCATCATCGTTCGTCAGCGTGGCACCAAATTCCACGCCGGTAATAACGTGGGTTGCGGTAAAGACCACACACTGTTTGCTTTGAAAGACGGTAAAGTCAAATTCGAAGTTAAAGGCCCGAACAATCGTAAATTCATCAGCATCGAAGCTTAG
- the rplU gene encoding 50S ribosomal protein L21 codes for MYAVFQSGGKQHRVSEGQTVRLEKLDIATGEAVEFDQILMIANGENVKIGVPFVDGGKINAEVVAHGRGEKIKIVKFRRRKHYRKQQGHRQWFTDVKITSVSA; via the coding sequence ATGTACGCGGTTTTCCAAAGTGGTGGTAAACAACACCGAGTAAGCGAAGGTCAGACCGTTCGCTTGGAAAAGCTGGACATTGCAACTGGTGAAGCAGTTGAGTTTGACCAGATTCTGATGATCGCTAATGGCGAAAATGTCAAAATCGGCGTTCCCTTCGTCGATGGCGGCAAGATCAACGCTGAAGTTGTTGCACATGGTCGCGGCGAGAAAATCAAGATTGTTAAGTTTCGTCGTCGGAAGCACTACCGTAAGCAGCAGGGCCACCGTCAGTGGTTTACTGATGTTAAAATCACCAGCGTCAGCGCTTAA
- the ispB gene encoding octaprenyl diphosphate synthase, giving the protein MNLEQITVLTSQDMRAVNAAILEQLHSDVTLINQLGYYIISGGGKRIRPMIAVLAARALNYEGNKHVIVAALIEFIHTATLLHDDVVDESDMRRGKATANAAFGNAASVLVGDFIYTRAFQMMTSLKSLRVLALMSEAVNVIAEGEVLQLMNVHDPDITEESYMQVIYRKTARLFESAAQSSAILSGANQAEEKALQDYGCYLGTAFQLIDDLLDYSANGSTLGKNTGDDLNEGKPTLPLLHAMHHGDEAQRSMIREAIEQGNRRHLLEPVLQAMQQYASLEYAHNRAEEEANKAIAALQALPKSPYRDALEGLARLAVQREF; this is encoded by the coding sequence ATGAATCTAGAGCAAATTACCGTGTTAACCTCACAAGATATGAGGGCTGTGAACGCAGCAATTCTGGAACAATTGCACTCCGATGTCACACTCATTAATCAGCTTGGCTATTACATTATCAGTGGTGGCGGTAAGCGCATCCGGCCTATGATCGCTGTGCTGGCAGCGCGGGCATTGAACTATGAAGGCAACAAGCATGTTATCGTTGCAGCGCTGATCGAATTTATTCATACCGCTACACTGCTGCATGACGACGTGGTGGATGAATCCGATATGCGCCGAGGAAAAGCCACTGCCAACGCCGCATTCGGCAATGCCGCCAGCGTGCTGGTCGGCGACTTTATCTATACCCGTGCCTTCCAAATGATGACCAGTCTGAAATCGCTGCGCGTGCTAGCGCTGATGTCCGAGGCGGTAAACGTGATTGCCGAAGGCGAAGTGCTTCAGTTAATGAACGTGCACGATCCTGACATCACTGAAGAAAGCTATATGCAGGTGATCTACAGAAAAACCGCTCGATTGTTTGAATCAGCGGCACAGTCATCGGCGATCTTATCCGGTGCCAACCAGGCGGAAGAAAAAGCATTGCAGGATTATGGCTGCTACCTCGGTACCGCATTCCAATTGATCGACGATCTGCTCGATTATAGCGCCAATGGCAGCACCTTGGGTAAAAATACCGGTGACGATTTGAATGAAGGGAAACCAACTCTACCGCTGCTGCATGCCATGCATCATGGCGACGAAGCGCAAAGATCGATGATCCGTGAGGCCATTGAACAAGGCAACAGGCGACATCTGCTGGAACCGGTGCTACAGGCCATGCAGCAATACGCTTCACTGGAATACGCCCATAATCGCGCTGAGGAAGAAGCCAACAAGGCGATCGCCGCACTGCAAGCACTGCCGAAATCGCCGTATCGCGATGCGCTGGAGGGCCTGGCTCGCTTGGCGGTACAACGCGAATTTTAG
- a CDS encoding DNA-binding protein codes for MKNDWFAAKDLTNIAGLPSSTQGINLMARRERWISRRRKGVQGKALEYHINSLPHNVRNLLLLNEDVAVYEVERQDPLTVWIEYYYYLTESEREKILAFLIRKGICGLLACITEDK; via the coding sequence ATGAAAAATGATTGGTTCGCTGCCAAGGATCTTACCAACATCGCAGGATTACCTTCTTCTACACAGGGAATAAATCTGATGGCTCGGCGAGAGAGATGGATCAGTCGCAGGCGAAAAGGCGTGCAAGGAAAAGCCTTGGAGTATCATATCAACAGCTTGCCGCACAATGTACGCAACCTGTTGTTATTAAATGAGGATGTGGCGGTTTATGAAGTGGAAAGGCAGGACCCGCTGACAGTGTGGATTGAGTACTACTATTACCTAACGGAAAGTGAGCGCGAAAAAATTCTTGCGTTTCTAATACGAAAAGGGATTTGTGGCCTGCTGGCGTGCATCACCGAGGATAAGTAG
- the mdh gene encoding malate dehydrogenase, with protein MKVAVLGAAGGIGQALSLLLITQLPSGSELSLYDIAPITPGVAVDLSHIPTTVKIKGFCGEDATPALHGADVVLISAGVARKPGMDRADLFNVNAGIVRNLIEQVAKTCPKACIGIITNPVNTTVAIAAEVLKKAGVYDRNKLFGVTSLDVIRSNTFVAELKGKQPQELNVPVIGGHSGVTILPLLSQIPGLSFTEQEIADLTKRIQNAGTEVVEAKAGGGSATLSMCLAAACFGLSLVRALQGEKGMVVCAYVEGDGKYARFFAQPLLLGKNGVEERQDIGTLSAFEQQALTEMLDVLHKDIELGERFIDN; from the coding sequence ATGAAAGTTGCAGTTCTCGGTGCTGCTGGCGGTATCGGCCAGGCCCTCTCCCTTCTACTTATAACCCAGCTTCCTTCAGGTTCTGAACTCTCTCTCTATGACATTGCCCCTATTACCCCTGGTGTTGCCGTTGACTTAAGTCACATACCCACCACAGTTAAAATCAAAGGATTCTGTGGTGAAGACGCGACTCCTGCTTTGCATGGCGCGGATGTGGTGCTTATCTCTGCCGGCGTTGCGCGCAAACCAGGCATGGATCGTGCCGATTTGTTCAATGTTAACGCCGGTATCGTGCGCAATTTGATCGAACAAGTGGCGAAAACCTGCCCGAAAGCCTGCATCGGCATTATCACCAACCCGGTCAATACCACGGTAGCCATCGCGGCAGAAGTGCTGAAAAAGGCCGGCGTATATGATAGGAATAAACTGTTCGGAGTGACCTCGCTGGATGTCATCCGTTCCAACACCTTCGTGGCTGAGCTGAAAGGCAAGCAGCCGCAAGAGCTGAATGTGCCGGTTATCGGTGGCCACTCTGGTGTCACTATCTTGCCGCTGCTGTCACAGATCCCTGGCTTGAGCTTCACGGAGCAGGAAATAGCAGATCTAACCAAGCGTATTCAGAATGCCGGTACTGAAGTGGTTGAAGCCAAAGCCGGTGGTGGGTCAGCTACCCTGTCCATGTGCCTAGCGGCGGCCTGTTTCGGCCTGTCTTTGGTGCGGGCGCTACAGGGTGAAAAAGGCATGGTGGTATGCGCTTATGTTGAAGGTGACGGCAAGTACGCACGCTTCTTCGCACAGCCGCTGTTACTGGGCAAAAATGGTGTTGAAGAACGTCAAGACATCGGCACCCTGAGCGCATTCGAACAGCAAGCACTCACTGAGATGCTGGACGTGCTGCATAAAGATATCGAATTAGGCGAGAGATTTATTGATAACTGA
- the argR gene encoding transcriptional regulator ArgR → MKAFKTLLKEEKFSSQGEIVFALQDEGFENINQSKVSRMLTKFGAVRTRNAKMEMVYCLPAELGMPTATSPLKNLVLDIDHNDAIVVIHTSPGAAQLIARLLDSLGKSEGILGTIAGDDTIFVTPANSFTTHQLYVAILTLFEQEL, encoded by the coding sequence ATCAAAGCGTTTAAAACGCTATTGAAAGAAGAAAAATTCAGTTCTCAAGGCGAGATCGTTTTCGCGCTACAGGACGAAGGCTTCGAAAATATTAACCAATCCAAAGTGTCACGTATGCTGACCAAATTCGGCGCTGTGCGTACCCGTAATGCTAAAATGGAAATGGTGTATTGCCTTCCAGCCGAACTCGGTATGCCAACCGCCACCAGCCCGTTGAAGAACCTAGTACTGGACATCGATCACAACGATGCCATTGTGGTGATCCACACCAGCCCAGGTGCGGCACAGCTCATTGCCCGCTTGCTGGACTCGCTAGGAAAATCGGAAGGCATTCTCGGCACCATTGCTGGCGATGACACCATTTTCGTGACACCCGCCAACAGCTTTACCACTCATCAACTCTACGTCGCCATTCTGACGTTATTCGAACAGGAACTGTGA
- the ppa gene encoding inorganic diphosphatase, giving the protein MSLNLVPAGKDLPEDIYVIIEIPANADPIKYEIDKDIGALFADRFMSTAMFYPCNYGYINHTLSLDGDPVDVLVPTPYPLQPGSVIRCRPVGVLKMTDEAGEDAKLVAVPHNKLTKEYDHIKDVNDLPELLRAQIAHFFEHYKDLEIGKWVKVEGWADAAAAKAEIVASFERTAKK; this is encoded by the coding sequence ATGAGCTTGAATTTGGTTCCAGCTGGCAAAGACCTGCCGGAAGACATCTACGTTATTATCGAAATCCCGGCCAATGCTGATCCGATCAAATATGAAATCGACAAGGACATCGGTGCGCTGTTCGCTGACCGTTTCATGTCCACGGCGATGTTCTACCCATGCAACTACGGTTATATCAATCACACCCTTTCTTTGGATGGTGATCCAGTTGACGTGCTGGTGCCAACCCCATATCCGCTGCAACCGGGTTCAGTGATCCGCTGCCGTCCAGTTGGCGTATTGAAGATGACCGATGAAGCCGGTGAAGATGCAAAACTGGTTGCCGTTCCGCACAACAAGCTGACCAAAGAGTATGATCACATCAAAGATGTGAACGACCTGCCGGAACTGTTGCGCGCCCAAATCGCTCACTTCTTTGAGCACTACAAGGATTTAGAAATAGGCAAATGGGTGAAAGTGGAAGGTTGGGCGGACGCGGCGGCAGCTAAAGCTGAAATCGTTGCCTCTTTCGAACGTACCGCCAAGAAGTAA
- a CDS encoding TraI domain-containing protein produces MSDEGFRPARAGESLLQTEERRRLIRVLLESSPLSPQVTEAWWLRPLEEMAARLQGCPSAWNGPYSGAGGFTDLSLHLTASAVRWVRGMMLPPGATPEEQAEQTPSWACAVYWAGLLHNLEWLAQVEGGGIRV; encoded by the coding sequence GTGTCTGATGAGGGATTTCGCCCGGCACGGGCGGGCGAATCGCTGTTGCAGACGGAAGAGCGGCGACGTCTCATCCGGGTGCTGTTGGAGAGCAGCCCGCTGTCACCGCAGGTGACCGAAGCCTGGTGGCTGCGTCCGCTGGAAGAGATGGCGGCGCGTTTACAGGGTTGCCCGTCGGCATGGAATGGCCCGTACTCTGGAGCCGGCGGATTTACCGACCTGAGCCTGCACTTGACGGCGAGTGCGGTGAGGTGGGTGCGTGGCATGATGCTGCCGCCGGGCGCGACACCCGAAGAGCAGGCTGAACAGACACCCAGCTGGGCCTGTGCAGTTTACTGGGCCGGGTTGCTTCACAATCTGGAGTGGCTGGCGCAGGTGGAGGGCGGTGGTATCCGGGTCTGA
- the cysW gene encoding sulfate/thiosulfate ABC transporter permease CysW codes for MADISAFNAAERHSINWAKWSLIAIGMLFSVLLLVVPIVSIFAEAFSKGIGVLWSNLIYPDMLHAIWLTVVIALSTVPCKLIFGTLLAWFVTRFTFPGRQLLLTLIDIPLAVSPVVAGLIYLLFYGSNGLLGRWLNTHSIQIMFSWPGMVLVTIFVICPFVVRELVPMMLSQDSQEDEAAIMLGASGWQMFWRVTLPNIRWSMLYGVVLTNARAIGEFGAVSVVSGSIRGETYSLPLQVELLQQDYNAVGSYTAAALLTLMAIVTLFLKSALQWHLERQNARFERKANHEH; via the coding sequence GTGGCTGATATTTCCGCTTTCAACGCTGCCGAGCGTCACAGTATCAACTGGGCCAAATGGTCACTGATCGCCATCGGTATGCTGTTCTCGGTGTTACTGCTGGTAGTGCCCATCGTATCGATTTTTGCCGAGGCTTTCTCTAAGGGTATCGGTGTGCTATGGAGCAACCTGATCTATCCAGACATGTTGCACGCCATTTGGCTCACGGTAGTGATCGCGCTGTCAACTGTGCCGTGCAAACTGATTTTTGGCACACTGCTGGCGTGGTTTGTGACACGTTTTACCTTTCCAGGACGCCAGTTGTTGCTGACCCTGATCGATATCCCGTTAGCCGTATCGCCAGTGGTGGCGGGGCTGATTTACCTGCTGTTTTACGGCAGCAACGGCCTGCTAGGCCGGTGGCTGAATACGCATAGCATCCAGATTATGTTCTCTTGGCCGGGTATGGTGCTGGTGACTATTTTCGTCATCTGCCCATTTGTGGTACGCGAACTGGTGCCGATGATGCTCAGCCAGGATAGCCAGGAAGACGAGGCCGCCATAATGCTGGGTGCATCTGGCTGGCAGATGTTCTGGCGCGTCACGCTGCCTAACATTCGCTGGTCGATGCTATATGGTGTGGTGCTGACCAATGCGCGCGCCATCGGTGAGTTTGGTGCAGTCTCGGTGGTATCCGGTTCAATTCGTGGTGAAACCTATAGCTTGCCACTACAGGTTGAACTGCTGCAACAGGATTACAACGCCGTGGGCTCTTATACTGCTGCCGCGCTGCTGACCTTGATGGCGATAGTGACCCTGTTTTTGAAAAGCGCTTTGCAATGGCATTTGGAACGTCAGAACGCAAGGTTCGAACGGAAGGCGAATCATGAGCATTGA